One Mycolicibacterium fortuitum subsp. fortuitum genomic window carries:
- a CDS encoding SDR family NAD(P)-dependent oxidoreductase: MDTFEGRGAVITGGASGIGFATARQFAARGARIVLADYDAAALDRAVAQLRSDGCDAHGVACDVREPEQVTHLADEAFRLLGAVHVVFNNAGVAVDGPIAQMTHDDWHFVLDVDLWGPIHGVEAFLPRLIEQGQGGHLLFTASFAGLVPNVGLGAYCVAKYGVVALAEVLSREVGNDGIGVSVLCPMMVGTNLLATSARARGHSVEDQLIAGDGVLDVDEVARLTAEAVLADRLYVLSHEASRTSIRRRFERIDATFDAQLAAGWNH; the protein is encoded by the coding sequence GTGGACACGTTTGAAGGACGGGGCGCCGTAATCACCGGTGGTGCCAGCGGGATCGGCTTCGCGACGGCGCGGCAGTTCGCTGCGCGCGGCGCACGTATCGTGCTCGCCGACTACGACGCCGCGGCGCTCGACCGGGCCGTCGCACAGTTGCGGTCCGATGGGTGCGACGCACACGGCGTGGCATGTGATGTCCGTGAACCCGAACAGGTCACTCACCTCGCCGACGAGGCCTTCCGGCTCCTCGGCGCCGTGCACGTGGTGTTCAACAACGCCGGTGTGGCCGTCGACGGTCCGATCGCTCAGATGACCCATGACGACTGGCATTTCGTCCTCGACGTCGACCTGTGGGGGCCGATCCACGGTGTCGAGGCCTTTCTGCCCCGGCTGATCGAGCAGGGTCAGGGTGGGCATCTGTTGTTCACCGCGTCCTTCGCCGGGTTGGTCCCCAACGTCGGCCTCGGCGCGTACTGCGTGGCCAAGTACGGTGTGGTGGCGCTGGCCGAAGTGCTGTCCCGTGAGGTCGGCAACGACGGTATCGGGGTCTCGGTGCTGTGCCCGATGATGGTGGGCACCAACCTTCTCGCCACGTCGGCGCGAGCCCGCGGGCATTCGGTCGAGGACCAACTGATTGCGGGCGACGGCGTTCTCGACGTCGACGAGGTTGCCCGGCTCACCGCCGAGGCGGTTCTTGCCGATCGGCTGTATGTGCTGTCGCACGAGGCGTCACGAACATCGATTCGCCGCAGATTCGAGCGCATCGATGCGACGTTCGACGCGCAGCTGGCCGCGGGGTGGAACCACTGA
- a CDS encoding COX15/CtaA family protein has product MPGGTAFQRLVDLLPMPSLRVQRLIAFLVILTQGGISVTGAIVRVTASGLGCPTWPQCFPGSFTPVPHAEVAVVHQVVEFGNRMITFLVVLTAIAAVLAVTRARRRREVLIYAWLMPASTVVQAIIGGITVRTGLLWWTVAIHLLASMAMVWLAVLLFVKIGQPDTGAPRTTVPKPLRQLTVLSAVILAAVLVTGTLVTGAGPHAGDKSLDRVVPRLQVEITTLVHMHSSLLVAYLSLIVALGFALTAVRAGRPIMIRLGVLVALVCAQGLVGIVQFYTGVPAVLVAVHVAGAAACTAATAALWASMRERVEPSG; this is encoded by the coding sequence GTGCCCGGCGGAACAGCTTTCCAGCGACTGGTCGACCTGCTGCCCATGCCAAGTCTGCGGGTCCAGCGACTCATCGCGTTCCTGGTGATTCTCACCCAGGGCGGCATCTCGGTCACCGGGGCGATCGTCCGCGTCACCGCGTCCGGCCTGGGCTGCCCCACCTGGCCCCAGTGCTTCCCCGGCAGCTTCACCCCCGTGCCGCACGCCGAGGTCGCCGTCGTCCATCAGGTTGTCGAGTTCGGCAACCGGATGATCACCTTCCTGGTGGTGCTGACCGCCATCGCAGCGGTCCTGGCCGTGACCCGGGCCCGCCGGCGCCGCGAGGTGCTGATCTATGCGTGGCTGATGCCGGCCTCGACGGTGGTCCAGGCGATCATCGGCGGCATCACGGTGCGGACCGGCCTGCTGTGGTGGACGGTGGCGATCCACCTGCTCGCATCCATGGCCATGGTGTGGCTCGCGGTGTTGCTGTTCGTAAAGATCGGCCAGCCCGACACCGGCGCACCCCGGACCACCGTGCCGAAACCGTTGCGCCAGTTGACCGTCCTGAGCGCCGTCATCCTGGCCGCCGTCCTGGTGACCGGCACGCTGGTCACCGGCGCGGGGCCCCACGCCGGTGACAAGAGCCTCGACCGCGTGGTGCCGCGCCTACAGGTCGAGATCACCACGCTGGTGCACATGCACTCGTCGCTGCTCGTCGCCTACCTGTCCCTGATCGTGGCGCTGGGATTCGCGCTCACCGCAGTGCGGGCCGGCCGTCCGATCATGATCCGGCTCGGGGTCCTGGTCGCCCTGGTATGCGCGCAGGGCCTGGTCGGTATCGTCCAGTTCTACACCGGGGTGCCCGCAGTCCTGGTCGCCGTGCACGTCGCCGGTGCGGCCGCCTGCACCGCAGCCACCGCAGCACTGTGGGCCTCGATGCGGGAACGGGTCGAACCCAGCGGCTGA
- the mptB gene encoding polyprenol phosphomannose-dependent alpha 1,6 mannosyltransferase MptB, translated as MASRLSTFSSSIARWHGDERAVGSPLNPAEVIAQRRTRLFGATGTVLMAIGALGAGARPVVQDPTFGVRLLNLPSRIQTVSLTMTTTGAVMMALAWLMLGRFALGPRRMSRSQLDRTLLLWAIPLLIAPPMYSKDVYSYLAQSEIGYIGLNPYQVGPATGLGLDHVFTLSVPSLWRETPAPYGPLFLWIGESISALTGENIVAAVLCHRAVVLLGVGLIVWATPRLARRCGVAEVSALWLGACNPLLFMHLVAGIHNEALMLGLMLAGTEFALRGIDAAAPLIPRPLAWPHSREDWDRWYPAGMLLLGTVLITLSSQVKLPSLLALGFVAMALAWRLGGTIKAFFVASAPLGVISLAVMAVIGWASGLGFGWLGTLGTANVVRSWMSPPTLLALGTGQVGILLGLGDHTTAVLALTRAIGVFLIAILVSWLLLAVLRGRLHPVGGLGVALGGTILLFPVVQPWYLLWAVIPLAAWATRPGFRGSTIAITLVVGIFGPTANGDRFTLFQIVMATLASTVIVLILIALTWRRLPWRVSPQTETSPPPDRTQSPDAYAESP; from the coding sequence ATGGCAAGCCGCCTGTCGACATTCAGCTCATCGATCGCCCGGTGGCACGGTGACGAACGGGCTGTCGGATCCCCACTCAACCCCGCCGAGGTCATCGCTCAACGCCGTACCCGGCTGTTCGGGGCCACCGGAACCGTACTGATGGCGATCGGCGCACTCGGTGCGGGCGCCCGCCCTGTCGTGCAAGACCCCACCTTCGGGGTGCGGCTGCTCAACCTGCCCTCCCGCATCCAGACGGTGTCACTGACGATGACGACCACCGGCGCGGTGATGATGGCCCTGGCCTGGCTGATGCTCGGACGCTTCGCCCTCGGCCCGCGCCGGATGTCACGCAGCCAACTGGATCGGACGCTGCTGTTGTGGGCCATTCCGCTGCTGATCGCGCCGCCCATGTACAGCAAGGACGTCTACTCGTATCTGGCCCAGAGTGAGATCGGTTACATCGGCCTGAACCCGTACCAGGTCGGTCCGGCGACCGGCCTCGGCCTTGATCACGTGTTCACGTTGTCGGTGCCCAGTCTGTGGCGTGAGACCCCGGCACCCTACGGCCCACTGTTCCTGTGGATCGGCGAGAGTATTTCCGCACTGACCGGCGAGAACATCGTCGCGGCGGTGTTGTGTCACCGCGCCGTGGTGCTGCTCGGCGTCGGCTTGATCGTGTGGGCGACACCCCGGCTGGCCCGACGCTGCGGGGTCGCCGAGGTCAGCGCACTGTGGCTCGGCGCGTGTAATCCGCTGCTGTTCATGCATCTGGTGGCCGGTATCCACAACGAGGCCCTGATGCTCGGCCTGATGTTGGCGGGTACGGAGTTCGCGCTGCGCGGAATCGATGCCGCGGCCCCGCTCATCCCCCGGCCGCTTGCCTGGCCACACTCTCGTGAGGACTGGGACCGCTGGTACCCCGCAGGCATGCTGCTGCTCGGCACAGTGCTCATCACGCTGTCCTCCCAGGTCAAGCTGCCGTCGCTGCTCGCACTCGGGTTCGTCGCGATGGCGTTGGCCTGGCGCCTGGGCGGCACCATCAAGGCATTCTTCGTCGCGAGCGCCCCCCTCGGGGTGATCTCACTGGCGGTTATGGCCGTGATCGGCTGGGCCAGCGGCCTCGGCTTCGGTTGGCTGGGCACCCTGGGCACGGCCAACGTGGTGCGCAGCTGGATGTCACCGCCGACACTGCTGGCCCTGGGCACCGGCCAGGTCGGAATCCTGCTGGGCCTCGGCGACCACACCACCGCAGTCCTGGCCCTTACCCGCGCCATTGGCGTGTTCTTGATCGCGATCCTGGTCAGCTGGCTGCTGCTGGCGGTGCTGCGCGGGCGGCTGCACCCCGTCGGCGGTCTCGGTGTAGCCCTCGGCGGCACGATCCTGCTGTTCCCGGTGGTGCAACCGTGGTACCTGCTGTGGGCGGTGATCCCGCTGGCCGCGTGGGCCACCCGGCCGGGCTTCCGCGGGTCCACCATCGCGATCACACTCGTCGTCGGGATATTCGGTCCGACGGCCAACGGCGACCGATTCACGTTGTTCCAGATCGTGATGGCGACCCTGGCCAGCACGGTGATCGTGCTGATCCTGATCGCGTTGACGTGGCGCCGGCTGCCGTGGCGTGTGTCACCTCAGACCGAAACAAGCCCACCGCCGGACCGCACACAGTCCCCCGACGCCTACGCTGAATCCCCGTGA
- a CDS encoding ABC transporter ATP-binding protein produces the protein MTSRSDSPVLLRGVSKRYGSTTAVANLDLDVQRAEVLALLGPNGAGKTTTVEMCEGFIRPDDGRVEILGLDPVADNAQVRERIGVMLQGGGGYPAAKAGEMLNLVASYAADPLDPAWLMDTLGLTESARTTYRRLSGGQQQRLALACAVVGRPELVFLDEPTAGMDAHARIVVWELIDALRRDGVTVVLTTHHLTEAEELADRIVIIDHGVAVATGTPAELTRSGAENQLRFSAPRKLDLSLLGAALPENYKATETAPGEYLVEGHIDPQVLATVTAWCARLNVLATDMRVEQRSLEDVFLDLTGRELRS, from the coding sequence GTGACCTCGCGTTCTGACTCTCCTGTGCTGCTCCGCGGCGTCAGCAAGCGCTACGGATCGACCACAGCGGTCGCCAACCTCGACCTCGACGTCCAGCGCGCCGAGGTGCTGGCCCTGCTCGGTCCCAACGGCGCAGGCAAGACCACCACCGTCGAGATGTGTGAGGGATTCATCCGTCCCGACGACGGGCGGGTTGAGATCCTCGGGCTCGATCCCGTCGCCGACAACGCCCAGGTGCGCGAACGGATCGGGGTGATGCTGCAGGGCGGCGGTGGATACCCAGCCGCCAAGGCCGGCGAGATGCTCAATCTGGTCGCCTCCTATGCGGCTGACCCACTCGACCCGGCTTGGCTGATGGACACCCTCGGGCTGACCGAATCCGCCCGCACCACCTACCGGCGCCTGTCCGGCGGTCAGCAACAACGCCTCGCGCTGGCCTGCGCCGTGGTGGGCCGCCCCGAGCTGGTCTTCCTGGACGAACCCACCGCCGGGATGGACGCGCACGCCCGAATTGTGGTGTGGGAGCTCATCGATGCGTTGCGCCGCGACGGTGTCACGGTCGTGCTGACCACCCACCACCTGACCGAGGCCGAGGAACTGGCCGACCGGATCGTGATCATCGATCACGGCGTGGCCGTTGCCACCGGCACACCGGCAGAGCTGACCCGCAGCGGCGCCGAGAACCAGCTGCGGTTCAGCGCGCCCCGCAAGCTCGACCTGTCGCTGCTGGGAGCCGCCCTGCCGGAGAACTACAAGGCCACCGAGACCGCCCCGGGCGAATACTTGGTGGAGGGGCATATCGATCCGCAGGTACTGGCCACCGTCACGGCGTGGTGTGCCCGGCTCAACGTGCTGGCCACCGACATGCGGGTGGAGCAGCGCAGCCTCGAAGATGTATTCCTCGACCTGACAGGACGGGAGCTGCGGTCATGA
- a CDS encoding ABC transporter permease, with the protein MTSTPNRFAPGTFAPDPHPAKVPAMLAAQFGLELKLLLRNGEQLLLTMFIPITLLVGMTLLPLGSFGDDRAGTFTPAIMALALISTAFTGQAIAVAFDRRYGALKRLGATALPVWGIIAGKSLAVVTVVFLQAILLGAIGFALGWRPSPLGLALGAVIIALGTATFAALGLLLGGTLKAEIVLALANLLWFVFAGLGALTLEGGPVPSALRWAARLTPSGALTESLTQAMTLSMDWFGVAVLVAWGAVGAVCALRWFRFT; encoded by the coding sequence ATGACGAGCACGCCGAACCGGTTCGCCCCTGGTACCTTCGCGCCCGATCCCCACCCGGCCAAGGTGCCCGCCATGCTGGCCGCCCAATTCGGGCTGGAACTGAAGTTGCTGCTGCGCAACGGCGAACAGCTGTTGCTGACGATGTTCATCCCGATCACGCTGCTGGTGGGGATGACGCTGCTGCCGCTCGGCTCGTTCGGCGACGACCGGGCGGGAACCTTCACCCCGGCGATCATGGCGCTGGCCCTGATCTCGACCGCGTTCACCGGACAGGCCATCGCGGTGGCCTTCGACCGCCGCTACGGCGCTCTGAAACGGCTCGGCGCGACCGCGCTGCCGGTGTGGGGCATCATCGCCGGAAAGTCGCTGGCGGTGGTGACCGTGGTGTTCTTGCAGGCGATCTTGTTGGGCGCCATAGGGTTTGCGCTGGGATGGCGGCCATCGCCGTTGGGATTGGCGCTCGGCGCGGTGATCATCGCGCTCGGTACCGCGACCTTCGCCGCATTGGGACTGCTGCTCGGCGGCACCCTCAAGGCCGAGATCGTGCTGGCACTGGCCAACCTGCTGTGGTTCGTGTTCGCCGGACTCGGTGCGCTGACACTCGAAGGCGGACCGGTGCCATCGGCCCTGCGATGGGCCGCGCGGCTGACACCTTCGGGCGCCCTGACCGAATCCCTGACCCAGGCCATGACGCTGTCGATGGACTGGTTCGGTGTGGCGGTACTGGTGGCCTGGGGCGCAGTCGGTGCGGTCTGCGCACTGCGCTGGTTCCGGTTCACCTGA
- a CDS encoding helix-turn-helix transcriptional regulator — MRRETTGSVSSPVSAGVPKPVNDVVPASDGHTRRAIIHLLLEGPITAGQIGDRLGISAAGVRRHLDALIEAGDAQASAAAAWQHSGRGRPAKRYRLTSAGRAKLGHTYDDLAVAAIRQLREIGGKDAVRTFARRRMDTILAGVTEGSGGVADTAERVADALTRAGYATTTNPVDGPIHGVQICQHHCPVSHVAEEFPELCETESEAFAEILGTHVQRLATIVNGDCACTTHVPLDADGPARTAAETSQTTANKQGAAI, encoded by the coding sequence ATGCGTCGGGAGACTACGGGCTCGGTTTCGAGCCCTGTTTCGGCTGGTGTGCCGAAGCCGGTCAACGACGTTGTGCCGGCATCCGACGGGCATACCCGCCGGGCGATCATCCACCTGTTGCTGGAAGGTCCGATCACCGCGGGGCAGATCGGTGACCGGCTCGGTATTTCGGCTGCGGGCGTACGCCGGCACCTCGATGCCCTGATCGAAGCCGGCGATGCACAGGCCAGCGCCGCCGCGGCGTGGCAGCACAGCGGTCGGGGCCGCCCGGCCAAGCGTTACCGGTTGACCTCCGCGGGGCGCGCCAAGCTGGGCCACACCTATGACGATCTCGCCGTCGCCGCGATTCGGCAACTGCGTGAGATCGGCGGCAAGGACGCTGTGCGGACCTTCGCGCGGCGCCGCATGGACACCATCCTGGCCGGCGTCACCGAGGGGTCCGGCGGAGTGGCCGACACCGCCGAGCGCGTCGCGGACGCGCTGACGCGGGCCGGGTATGCCACGACGACCAATCCGGTGGACGGCCCGATTCACGGGGTGCAGATCTGCCAGCATCACTGTCCGGTATCGCACGTCGCCGAGGAGTTCCCGGAGTTGTGCGAAACGGAGAGCGAGGCGTTCGCCGAGATCCTGGGCACTCATGTCCAGCGGCTGGCCACCATCGTCAACGGTGACTGCGCCTGCACCACACACGTTCCACTCGATGCGGACGGCCCAGCCAGGACGGCCGCAGAGACAAGCCAAACGACAGCCAACAAGCAAGGAGCGGCGATATGA
- a CDS encoding DUF1214 domain-containing protein — MSPDNFARAESDLYFANIVNDDGFGQFFHNREMSAIEHQIVIRQNRDTLYSAAVFDLDAGPVTITLPDGGGRFMSLQIISEDHYTTNVVYGPTELTFSRDSVDTRYAAAAVRILADPADPADLAAVHALQDAIGVAQAESGFFEIPAWDPASQKTVRDALITLSTTLADTKSMFGPEYDVDPVRHLIGSAFAWGGNPERDALYLTVVPPGNDGTTVHRLTVKDVPVDGFWSVTVYNKDGYFTPNPQNAYSVNNVTAVKDADGATTVQFGGGPDGAANVLPITEGWNYLVRLYRPRPEILDGSWTFPAAQPV, encoded by the coding sequence GTGAGTCCTGATAACTTCGCCCGTGCCGAATCCGATCTGTACTTCGCCAACATCGTCAACGACGACGGGTTCGGGCAGTTCTTCCACAACCGTGAGATGAGCGCGATCGAGCATCAGATCGTCATCCGCCAGAACCGCGACACTCTCTACTCAGCGGCGGTGTTCGACCTCGATGCCGGCCCCGTCACCATCACTCTTCCGGACGGCGGCGGCAGGTTCATGTCGCTGCAGATCATCAGCGAGGACCACTACACCACCAACGTGGTCTACGGGCCGACCGAGTTGACGTTCAGCCGCGACTCCGTGGACACCCGCTATGCGGCCGCGGCGGTCCGCATCTTGGCCGACCCCGCCGACCCTGCCGACCTGGCCGCCGTGCACGCGCTGCAGGACGCGATCGGTGTAGCCCAGGCCGAGTCGGGCTTCTTCGAGATCCCGGCGTGGGATCCGGCCAGCCAGAAGACGGTCAGGGACGCCCTCATCACCTTGTCCACGACGCTTGCCGACACCAAATCGATGTTCGGACCCGAGTACGACGTCGATCCGGTCCGTCACCTGATCGGGTCGGCCTTCGCCTGGGGCGGCAACCCGGAGCGCGACGCGCTGTATCTCACGGTGGTCCCGCCGGGCAACGACGGCACCACCGTGCACCGCCTGACCGTGAAAGACGTTCCGGTGGACGGATTCTGGTCGGTGACGGTGTACAACAAGGACGGCTACTTCACGCCGAACCCGCAGAACGCGTATTCGGTGAACAATGTCACCGCCGTCAAGGACGCCGACGGCGCCACCACGGTGCAGTTCGGTGGCGGCCCCGATGGCGCGGCCAACGTGTTGCCGATCACCGAGGGCTGGAATTACCTGGTGCGGCTGTACCGGCCCAGACCCGAGATTCTCGACGGGTCCTGGACGTTCCCCGCTGCACAGCCCGTCTAG
- a CDS encoding heme o synthase produces the protein MSIRERRLISGAPSRVRSTFLSYLALTKPRVIELLLVTTIPAMLLADRGTVDPLLILNTLIGGMLAAAGANTLNCVADADIDKVMKRTARRPLAQASVPTRHALIFGLVLSVTAFCWLTWTSNLLSGVLAVATIAFYVFVYTLLLKRRTSQNVVWGGAAGCMPVMIGWSAVTGTIQWPALVMFLIIFFWTPPHTWALAMRYKDDYKAAGVPMLPAVATERQVTRQILIYTWLTVLTTLVLALATGWLYGAVALLAGAWFLVMAHQLYSGVKRGEPVKPLRLFLQSNNYLAVVFCALAIDSALALPTLFGH, from the coding sequence GTGAGCATTCGCGAGCGCCGGCTCATCAGTGGGGCGCCGAGCCGAGTACGGTCCACCTTCCTGTCGTATCTGGCGTTGACCAAGCCGCGTGTGATCGAGTTGTTGCTGGTCACCACCATTCCGGCGATGTTGTTGGCGGATCGGGGCACTGTTGACCCGCTGCTGATCCTCAACACCCTGATCGGCGGCATGCTGGCCGCGGCCGGCGCCAACACGCTGAACTGTGTGGCCGACGCCGACATCGACAAGGTGATGAAGCGCACTGCGCGTCGCCCGCTGGCCCAGGCCTCCGTCCCGACCCGGCACGCACTGATCTTCGGGTTGGTGCTGTCGGTGACCGCGTTCTGCTGGCTGACCTGGACATCGAACCTGTTGTCCGGCGTGCTGGCGGTGGCCACCATCGCGTTCTACGTCTTCGTCTACACGTTGCTGCTCAAGCGCCGCACCTCGCAGAACGTGGTGTGGGGCGGGGCGGCCGGCTGCATGCCGGTGATGATCGGATGGTCCGCGGTGACCGGCACCATCCAGTGGCCCGCGCTGGTGATGTTCCTGATCATCTTCTTCTGGACGCCGCCGCACACCTGGGCACTGGCGATGCGGTACAAGGACGACTACAAGGCGGCCGGTGTGCCGATGCTGCCTGCCGTGGCCACCGAGCGACAGGTGACTCGCCAGATCCTGATCTACACCTGGCTGACGGTGCTGACCACGCTGGTGCTGGCGTTGGCGACCGGATGGCTATACGGAGCTGTGGCCCTGCTGGCCGGCGCGTGGTTCCTGGTGATGGCGCACCAGCTGTACTCCGGGGTGAAGCGTGGCGAGCCGGTGAAGCCGCTGCGGTTGTTCCTGCAGTCGAACAACTATCTGGCCGTCGTGTTCTGTGCGCTGGCGATCGACTCGGCGCTGGCGCTGCCGACACTGTTCGGTCACTGA
- a CDS encoding quinone oxidoreductase family protein, with protein sequence MYAIEVAETGGPEVLSYVERPEPSPGPGEVLIKAEAVGVNFIDTYFRSGLYPRDVPFIVGSEVCGTVAAVGDDVAALAVGDRVVTANATGAYADFCVAPADFVAYVPDGVAPDAIASALLKGMTAHYLIKSTYAVQPSDTVLVHAGAGGVGLILTQWATSIGTRVITTASTPEKAELSRQAGAIEVLDYPEDPAEFGDKIRDLTGGAGVAAVYDGVGASTFDASLASLAVRGTLALFGAASGPVPPVDPQRLNAAGSVFLTRPTLAHHTRTPDEFSWRAGELINAIANGSITITVGGRYPLAEAAQAHTDLQGRKTVGSIVLVP encoded by the coding sequence GTGTATGCCATCGAAGTTGCCGAGACCGGCGGACCCGAAGTCCTGAGCTACGTCGAGCGGCCCGAGCCTTCCCCAGGCCCCGGCGAGGTACTGATCAAGGCCGAGGCGGTCGGCGTCAACTTCATCGACACCTACTTCCGATCCGGGTTGTATCCGCGCGACGTGCCGTTCATCGTCGGCTCCGAAGTGTGCGGCACCGTCGCCGCAGTGGGCGACGACGTGGCCGCGCTGGCCGTCGGTGACCGCGTGGTGACCGCCAATGCGACCGGCGCCTACGCCGACTTCTGCGTCGCCCCAGCCGATTTCGTGGCGTATGTGCCCGACGGCGTCGCTCCTGACGCCATCGCGTCGGCGCTGCTGAAAGGCATGACCGCGCACTATCTGATCAAGTCCACCTATGCCGTACAGCCGAGCGACACCGTGCTCGTGCACGCCGGCGCCGGTGGCGTGGGCCTGATCCTGACCCAGTGGGCCACCAGCATCGGCACCCGCGTGATCACGACGGCCTCGACGCCGGAGAAGGCCGAGCTGTCCCGGCAGGCCGGCGCTATCGAGGTCCTCGACTACCCCGAGGATCCGGCCGAGTTCGGCGACAAGATCCGCGACCTCACCGGAGGGGCGGGCGTGGCCGCCGTCTACGACGGGGTCGGTGCGTCGACGTTCGATGCCAGCCTGGCCAGCCTCGCGGTGCGCGGCACGCTCGCGCTGTTCGGTGCGGCCAGCGGGCCGGTGCCGCCGGTGGACCCGCAGCGGCTCAATGCGGCCGGCTCGGTGTTCCTGACCCGCCCGACATTGGCTCACCACACCCGCACACCCGATGAATTCTCTTGGCGTGCAGGAGAATTGATCAACGCTATCGCCAATGGGTCCATCACCATCACCGTCGGCGGCCGCTATCCGCTCGCCGAGGCGGCCCAGGCGCACACCGATCTGCAGGGCCGCAAGACGGTGGGCTCGATCGTGCTGGTGCCCTAG
- a CDS encoding ATP-grasp domain-containing protein produces the protein MKLARPDVFHPRIVLAGCAALPEGDGDDAGLLMALRHRGLHARWLPWDDPATLDADLVILRATWDYTERLDEFLAWTRSVRRLINPQEIVEWNTDKRYLEDLQTMGVVPVVPTRYFAVGERVIVPEGEVVVKPAVGAGSAGARRFVDASAALAHAGALHAKGRAVLVQPYDPRVSAGETALVFLGGKESHAFTKGPMLPPAGQSPEFEETGTYAHESLSPADPDDAVWEVGRRAIDAVVRSFYIAPEELVYARVDVIGGPEDPRLLELELIEPGLGFRQLDANAREHAERRFAVGVEGALERFGLGPLSHRGL, from the coding sequence GTGAAGCTCGCCCGTCCGGATGTGTTCCATCCCCGCATCGTGTTGGCCGGTTGCGCCGCATTGCCCGAAGGCGACGGAGACGACGCCGGCCTGCTCATGGCGTTGCGCCACCGCGGTCTGCACGCTCGCTGGCTGCCCTGGGACGACCCGGCCACGCTCGACGCCGACCTGGTGATCCTGAGGGCGACGTGGGACTACACCGAGCGGCTCGACGAGTTCCTGGCCTGGACGCGATCCGTGCGCAGGCTGATCAACCCGCAGGAGATCGTGGAGTGGAACACCGACAAGCGCTACCTCGAAGATCTGCAGACCATGGGGGTCGTTCCGGTGGTGCCGACGAGGTATTTCGCGGTCGGTGAGCGGGTCATCGTGCCCGAGGGCGAAGTGGTGGTGAAACCCGCGGTGGGTGCCGGCTCGGCGGGGGCTCGCCGGTTCGTCGACGCCTCGGCGGCCCTCGCCCACGCCGGGGCCCTACACGCCAAGGGGCGCGCGGTGTTGGTGCAGCCGTACGACCCACGGGTCTCCGCGGGCGAGACGGCGCTGGTGTTCCTGGGCGGCAAGGAATCCCACGCGTTCACGAAAGGCCCGATGCTGCCCCCGGCCGGGCAATCCCCGGAGTTCGAGGAGACCGGGACCTACGCGCACGAGTCGCTCTCGCCGGCCGATCCGGACGATGCGGTTTGGGAAGTGGGCCGGCGCGCGATCGACGCGGTGGTCCGGTCGTTCTACATCGCGCCTGAGGAGCTGGTGTACGCCCGGGTGGACGTGATCGGCGGTCCGGAGGATCCCCGTCTGCTCGAGCTGGAGCTGATCGAGCCTGGCCTCGGATTCCGGCAACTCGACGCCAACGCGCGGGAGCATGCCGAGCGCCGGTTCGCGGTCGGTGTCGAGGGTGCGCTGGAGCGGTTCGGGCTGGGCCCGTTGTCGCACCGGGGACTCTGA